The Nocardia vinacea genome contains the following window.
ATCCCGGCCATGGCCGACGAAGCCGACCATCTGCTGGACAGATACCCGCGCCGACCCGATCTCGGGTCGCAGTTCGGTCAGCCGATTCAGTTGCGGCGCAGGCAGATTCCACCAGGTCGCATAGCCGCGCACCAGTTCCAGCAGGGGTGCGCTGGTGCCGCCGATGACAATCGGAATCGGTGTACGCGGTGCCGGTACCTGCACCGGTCCCTCGGTATTCGGTGCGCCCCAATACTGGTGCAGCAGTTCCAGACTGCGCCGCAGCCGATCGCGTCGCGCCGCCGCTCGGTCCCGGGTGATGTCGAATCCCACCAGCTCGTGCGGTACCGAGCCGGCGCCGAGGCCGAGTTCGAATCTGCCGCCCGATGCCTCCTGCAGCGTCACCGCCTCCTTGGCGAGTATCGCCGGATGCCGGAACGAGTCGCACAACACCAGATGTCCGATCCGCAGCCGCTCGGTTCGCGCGGCCACCCAGGCGGCCACGGTCATCGCCTCCCAC
Protein-coding sequences here:
- a CDS encoding LLM class flavin-dependent oxidoreductase; translated protein: MKNPTPEWFLFLPQIKLRVDDIVERARVAEASGFDGIAFIDHLVAPGAEQLPLWEAMTVAAWVAARTERLRIGHLVLCDSFRHPAILAKEAVTLQEASGGRFELGLGAGSVPHELVGFDITRDRAAARRDRLRRSLELLHQYWGAPNTEGPVQVPAPRTPIPIVIGGTSAPLLELVRGYATWWNLPAPQLNRLTELRPEIGSARVSVQQMVGFVGHGRDAAEVHARSTRRFGQLGDGLVVGDAAQLVAHFGDLVERGVERFYVWFTDFAAPETLAEFGAKVIGNPR